gccgagctcggggaacgatagcccggcttcataacactcgtgcacccgggggggggggcgtgcattgaatgaattcattcatcgctgttcacacgggacgcgggaccagggctaaccgccgtgcagctgcCCGTGACGTTGCCGAAGTCTTCCGAAGACTCGGGGGTGGGGTGAGCTTAATTCTCTGCTATTTTCGTCGATCCCACGCAGCAGAAAAAACAGCCTCCTTGTTGGCCGCAGCTGCGGGTAATCCCGTCCAACTTCGAATTAAGCAAGCACTGGAAAATGGTCGTGTCCAATTAACAGTGGACTCGTCCATAAGGATATAAAGCCGGATCGTCAGACAGTCATTTACTCTTTCATCAGGCTAGAGCCTGAGACAGTGATGGACACGGAAAAAAACTGCTCTGTTCGCCAGCATACCACGGATAAGTAAGCGTGTTAATGTATTGtaactttctttctgtttgttaaatACCTTTTTAcgtttatttcttaatttattttttaaagttagattttgtgttttaattgagtgtttttttgttgttttttttttcctttttatagaACACCCGTAAAGTTAAATTGTCCATTGGAGGGCTGCCATGCCAGAAATATTGCCCGACTGGATCGACACTTGCACAGGATTCACGATATTCAGACAGTCAACCCAGAGTATGCTGCACTCATGTCCAAGGCTAAAGCTACAGTTGACCGAAGGTCCACAAGCAATGTCACTGATAATTGGATGCAGGAGCAGCCGGAGGAAAGACATAAGTCGACCGAGAAAACGCATACTCTCAGTTCAGACCCGGGTGTTCACCAAGAGTCGGCTCCGCCGACTTTAATGCCCTCGGGAAGGGAGCCAGCATGTACAAAAACGCTGCCGACTGTCACGGGGCTGCGACAACAGCTACGAGCCACAGAGGACACCTCGGCAGCTACTGGGACTGGCTCGGTACGCCCAGAGAGTAGCACATCTTGTAGCGGCACATACCTGTCGCCGTCCTCAGCATCTGAAGATGAtgattcctcctcctcctcctcctcctcctcctatacAGAGCATGGACCTTCAAGCCCCGAGCCAAGAAGCCAACGTGACCGTGAGttcagactctgtgtgtgtgtgtgtgtgtgtgtgtgtgtgtgtgtgtgtgtaacccgttttttattttcctgtgCCTTTCAGCCAAAGCGCTTCAGCTGTACCGAGCGTTTCTGTCAGGACCGCTACCCACTGCAAAGGGCCGGGACAACACGAAACAGGCGGTTCAGCATATCCGACTATTCTTGCAACACATGGCCAGGTTACCAGAGGGGCCAGTCAGGAACGACTTGCGGTTCTTGCGCCACGCCTCACGGAGCCAGTCGTGAGTAATACTCGTAAAGTACAAGCTCCATCGACCCCGTCTGTTTAGACAAACCACTGAACGTCCCATGTCCTTCTTTCATTACAGGTGGTTCGATGAGTTGATGAGATCAGGATTGAAACCTACCACGGTCCACAGTTACCTACAGGACGTACTTTCTTTCCTGCGGTACCTGCATGAGGCTGACTTAAGCCACGTAAAACTTTCTGAACGGAACATACGCTCGTTAATGTTCCTCCTCAAATCGTTCAGAAAGCAGGGGAAAAGGCAACTCTCGCTGCACCGTCAATTGGTACAAGACCATGGGCAAGGTATTTCTGCGGTGTTTTTGTTGTTcgtctttttgtgtattttatagtaTCGGCTCATGTGTGCATTCATGTCTGTTTCGCAGAGCGGCTCATCCCTAAAAACAAGCTCCAGTGCTTTAACCAGCAATGCGAGACGGCGATACCTGAACTACTTGGTAAGCCTTGCAATGCACACGTACTCGCCTGTCGTCTGGGCGCTCACAGCTGACTGCCTGCTCCCCTTGTCTTTACAGATCTCTGCGAGTCGGCACCTTCCAACGCCTGCACCCTGGTCGGCCTTCTGTGCGGGAGGCTGTTGTTGCACAATGGTCATCGTAGGGGGGTCGTAATGAATATGAGTCTGCTTGACTTTGACGGTGCCAAAGCCTACACGGGGGAGTTCCACATCAGCGTGCGTAACAATTTTAATGTTTGTCGACTACACTTCTTGGGGGCTGCTGctatctactggtggaaaataagtATAACATTGGGGGAAATTATATATACCCTCTCCCAACAGGTGAGTAACCACAAAACGGCAGCGACCTTCGGGAAAGCGGTGTTGGTGGTGAGCACCCTGGAGCATCAATGGCTCTTGCGGTATGCCGCAATGAGACACAAACTCCCGGGATACAGCTACAAACCAACCACGTTTTTCTTTACCAACAAGGGCAACCCTATCAAGAAGATCGGAAGAGCCATTTCGAAAGCTTGGAAGTACTGGGGGCTGGGAGACGACATTACCACAGGCATGATTCGCTCTGCGGTGGTCACCTATGTAAGAAGGACTTGACCACTGCCCAGTGGTGTTTGCAGCACGTAAAGGCAACTTCACTAACCTGACTCATTTTTCTTTACTCCCTAGACTTGGGCAACTCATAACGAAGTTAACAAAACTGCAGTTTCGAGACACATGGCGCACAGCCTGAGAACACAGGAGAGCTTCTACGTCCATGACCAAGCCCCGGCTGACCACCAACGAGCAAGACGCCTCATCGGGGAGAGCCTGGAGCTTACCGACAGCCTGCCGCCCCTGGTCGCTCACTCTGCCTCCACAGAGGACACCTGTTTAAATGCACCGTCTCAGGATCTGTCTGATTTTAATAAAGTGCTTTAGACTCAAAACCTTGGCTGTTTTCATTGGTCGCATGTTCCTAGCTATGACCCCTGGGCTTGCActcccgcactgggcttgtgtcacaggcatccatccccctgccctggccgcgtccatggccggtgaaaaggatggagcgtcccaaagcccagcatccgactgcgatgcaagtgccgtcccactctccagctctcccactctccgttgcaggcacgcagctccagctgtggcccatcaaaactagtgtgactcggatttagggttagggtcacactcgtttccgtgctaaaggtcttgttttgtagctcgcagtaatacctttccaggcataccttgatcctgtggttatttaaatattaattcaaaaaaaaaaaaaaaacctgaacgggacgttttttcgccaaatgtaaacgaaacctatttaaggtcgttatttagtgtagcagtcgaataaaaactcgagtgcggtgttgttctgtagcttgcaatcatacctatccaacgatacctcgtatgaggtggtagctccaggggttattgaaatattaattttaatgtgattcccattgaaacgtataggcgttttcaccaaaaacgtaAGAAACAGACAcaattgaataaaaactctgtttttcaacggattggtctcaactttggtacacaattgctacctactaccctgatacaggaactgtttgaatggtttctctagcccttactgttccagagaaataa
This sequence is a window from Acipenser ruthenus chromosome 6, fAciRut3.2 maternal haplotype, whole genome shotgun sequence. Protein-coding genes within it:
- the LOC131737357 gene encoding uncharacterized protein LOC131737357 isoform X1 — encoded protein: MDTEKNCSVRQHTTDKTPVKLNCPLEGCHARNIARLDRHLHRIHDIQTVNPEYAALMSKAKATVDRRSTSNVTDNWMQEQPEERHKSTEKTHTLSSDPGVHQESAPPTLMPSGREPACTKTLPTVTGLRQQLRATEDTSAATGTGSVRPESSTSCSGTYLSPSSASEDDDSSSSSSSSSYTEHGPSSPEPRSQRDPKALQLYRAFLSGPLPTAKGRDNTKQAVQHIRLFLQHMARLPEGPVRNDLRFLRHASRSQSWFDELMRSGLKPTTVHSYLQDVLSFLRYLHEADLSHVKLSERNIRSLMFLLKSFRKQGKRQLSLHRQLVQDHGQERLIPKNKLQCFNQQCETAIPELLDLCESAPSNACTLVGLLCGRLLLHNGHRRGVVMNMSLLDFDGAKAYTGEFHISVSNHKTAATFGKAVLVVSTLEHQWLLRYAAMRHKLPGYSYKPTTFFFTNKGNPIKKIGRAISKAWKYWGLGDDITTGMIRSAVVTYTWATHNEVNKTAVSRHMAHSLRTQESFYVHDQAPADHQRARRLIGESLELTDSLPPLVAHSASTEDTCLNAPSQDLSDFNKVL
- the LOC131737357 gene encoding uncharacterized protein LOC131737357 isoform X3 codes for the protein MDTEKNCSVRQHTTDKTPVKLNCPLEGCHARNIARLDRHLHRIHDIQTVNPEYAALMSKAKATVDRRSTSNVTDNWMQEQPEERHKSTEKTHTLSSDPGVHQESAPPTLMPSGREPACTKTLPTVTGLRQQLRATEDTSAATGTGSVRPESSTSCSGTYLSPSSASEDDDSSSSSSSSSYTEHGPSSPEPRSQRDPKALQLYRAFLSGPLPTAKGRDNTKQAVQHIRLFLQHMARLPEGPVRNDLRFLRHASRSQSWFDELMRSGLKPTTVHSYLQDVLSFLRYLHEADLSHVKLSERNIRSLMFLLKSFRKQGKRQLSLHRQLVQDHGQERLIPKNKLQCFNQQCETAIPELLDLCESAPSNACTLVGLLCGRLLLHNGHRRGVVMNMSLLDFDGAKAYTGEFHISTWATHNEVNKTAVSRHMAHSLRTQESFYVHDQAPADHQRARRLIGESLELTDSLPPLVAHSASTEDTCLNAPSQDLSDFNKVL
- the LOC131737357 gene encoding uncharacterized protein LOC131737357 isoform X2, whose product is MDTEKNCSVRQHTTDKTPVKLNCPLEGCHARNIARLDRHLHRIHDIQTVNPEYAALMSKAKATVDRRSTSNVTDNWMQEQPEERHKSTEKTHTLSSDPGVHQESAPPTLMPSGREPACTKTLPTVTGLRQQLRATEDTSAATGTGSVRPESSTSCSGTYLSPSSASEDDDSSSSSSSSSYTEHGPSSPEPRSQRDPKALQLYRAFLSGPLPTAKGRDNTKQAVQHIRLFLQHMARLPEGPVRNDLRFLRHASRSQSWFDELMRSGLKPTTVHSYLQDVLSFLRYLHEADLSHVKLSERNIRSLMFLLKSFRKQGKRQLSLHRQLVQDHGQERLIPKNKLQCFNQQCETAIPELLDLCESAPSNACTLVGLLCGRLLLHNGHRRGVVMNMSLLDFDGAKAYTGEFHISVSNHKTAATFGKAVLVGNPIKKIGRAISKAWKYWGLGDDITTGMIRSAVVTYTWATHNEVNKTAVSRHMAHSLRTQESFYVHDQAPADHQRARRLIGESLELTDSLPPLVAHSASTEDTCLNAPSQDLSDFNKVL